The Gemmatimonas phototrophica region GCTCGAAGTCGTGGTGGTATTGGAAGAGTGGGATGCCGATGCGCAGGTCGATCGCACCGGACTGGACGTGCAGACCATCGACGTCCTCGGCGTGGAGATCCCCAAGATCACGGTGCATCTCAACCCCGGAAAAAACATCACGGTCATCGCCGAAGTCATCGCCATGAACCATCTCCTGCGCTATTATCGCGGGTACGACACCGCGACCGCGTTCAACGAACGACTGATTGGCCAGATGCGCCGGAAGTCGGACGTGCAGCGCTACCTGCAGGAGGATGACGAGTAGTGTCCGATGGGGTTGAGCAGGAAACGCCAGTGCGAGCAATCGTGGCCGGGCACGGCACTTTTGCCAGTGGTATCATCTCGGCTGTTGACCAGATAACCGGTCGCGGGGGGCAGTTCGTTGCCTTCTCCAACACCGGTCTGGGGCTGGACGATATTCAGGGAACACTGGCGGCGGCGCTTGACGCCAGCCACGCGCGGGTGATCTTCACCGATCTTCCGGCTGGAAGCTGCACCATGGCGGTGCGCCGTATGATTCGTGATCGCCCCGGTGTGCTGTTGGTTACCGGAATCAATCTTTCGTTGCTGCTCGACTTTGCCATGCAGGACGACGCCGATCCCGCGCATGCCGTTCAGGCGGCGCTGGACCGGGGCCGCGCCTCCATGGTCGTGCACGGCGCCTGATCGCCGACGCTGCGTCGCGACCTCCTACCGTTCGCATGCCCATCGCGCTTTATCGTATCGATGATCGTCTCATTCACGGCCAGGTGGTCGTGGGATGGGGGCAACCGCTTGAGCTGGGCTTCATCGTGTTGGTGGACGACGAGGTGGCCTCCAGTGAGTGGGAGCAGGAGCTGTACCGCATGGGCGTCCCGCCTGAGATGGCGGTGTATTTCCACACGGTTGGTGATGCCGCCAACCAGCTGGCCGAGTTTGAGCGCAATCCCAAGCCGGGCATTGTCCTGGTGGGTGACATTGGCACCATGCAGCGCCTTGTCACCGCCTCCGCCGGACAGGTGCGAACCGTAAACGTAGGCGGGGTGCACCATTCTCCCGGACGTGTTGGCCGCTTGCGGTATGTGTTTCTCACGCCGGCCGAGGAAGAAGGCCTGAAGGAGATGGCCGCGCACGGCGTGGATGTCACCGCGCAAGACGTTCCCTCCGCGCGCCCGGTGCCGCTCGCAGAATTGCTGCAATCCAGTCCGGGCGCCTGATGGACGGCCTGGCCTTGCTCGTGGATCTCGTACCGGTGGCGCTGCTGGCAGGCGTGGCGGGACTTGATGTCGTGAGCTTTCCACAGGCCATGATCTCCCGACCTATTGTGGCCGCCACGCTGGGCGGGGCCTTTCTCGGGGCGCCGGAGGCCGGGCTGGTCTGCGGGACGGCCCTTGAATGCCTGGCTCTTGAGGCGCTCCCGGTGGGGGCCTCCCGTTATCCCGAGTGGGGCAGTGCCTCGGTGGTGGCGGGCGCGGTGGCGGCGGTCGGAGCCACGGACTCCTCGTTCCCCGATGTCGGTGCCTTTGCGGTGGCGGTGCTGGTGGGAATCCTCACCGCCTGGGGCGGTGGTTGGACCATGGTCAAGCATCGCCAGCTGATCGCCCGCTTCGCCCGCCCGCGTCTTGGGCAGCTGGCGGCTGGCTCACGGAACACGGTCGTCGGGCTGCAGGTGTTCGGGATGACCGCCGACCTCATGCGTGGGGCCATCATCGGAGCCGTGGTGTACCTGCTGTCGCGCCCGGTCGCCGCCATGGTGAATACCAAATGGACGGTGGACGAAGATCTGTCGCGGGCCATCATTGTGGCCTGTGTGGCGGCGGTGGCCGCGTCGGCGGTCTGGAAGGACTTCCATGCCATTAGCGGCACACGGCGCCTGTTCGTGGCCTCGCTCGCCGTGGGGACACTGCTCGTGGTGGCCGGTGGCTGACGCCGACCTGCATCCGTCCCCCCTCCCTCCGGTCGCTGCCACGCCGGCAACCGGGACGGCACCGGTATTGCCCCTTCACGACGCGGCGCCACTCCCCACAGGCTTGCGCCTTTCCATGCTGCTCCGCTGCATGGCCATCCAGGGCTCGTGGAACTACGAAATTCTGGTGGGCAATGGCGTCGGTTTTTGCGTGGAGCCCGCGCTGCGGCAACTCCCCGGTGGTGTGGATGGGCCGCTCTACAAGGAGGCGTTGGCTCGACAATCCGTCTACTTCAACGCGCACCCGTACCTCGCGTCGCTGGCTATCGGCGCCCTGGCGCGCGCTGAACTGGACCAGGTGCCCCCCGTCCGCATTGAACGGTTCCGCACGGCGCTCTGCGGCCCGCTCGGCAGCGTCGGCGACCGTCTGGTCTGGGCGGCATGGCTCCCGGCGTGCTCCCTCGTGGCGCTGCTGCTCTTCGGCTTTGGCTGGTCCCCGCTTGGAGTCATGGTGGGGTTCCTCTTACTGTACAACATCGGACACCTCGCGCTGCGCGACTGGGGACTCCGGGCCGGCTGGCGTTTCGGTCTGCGGGTTGCCACGGCGCTGGGACATCCGGTGCTTCAGCATGGCCCGCGCTACATTGGTCTGGTGTCGGCCGTACTTGGGGGGCTCGCGCTCCCGCTGGCGGTCCATCGGGCCATTGGTAGTCAGAACCCGTTGTCGCCAATCCCCATGGGAGTAGCGGTTGCTACTCCGGTACTCGCTGTCCTCCTCGTGCGACTGCAAAGCCGTGCCGAGGGATGGCGCGTCGTCCTGTTGTTGCTCGCGGCTTTTGTCCTTTACTCGGTGGTCCGTTAATGGCTGAACGATCCGTCCAAATCGTGAACAAGCATGGGCTGCACGCGCGGCCCGCGGCCGAAATGGTGAAAGCCGCGTCGAAATTCAAGAGCGATATCACCATCTCGCGAGATGATCTCGAGGTGAACGGCAAGAGCATCATGGGCGTCATGATGCTGGCGGCGGAATACGGCGCCACCATCACCCTGCGCGCCGCCGGTCCTGATGCGGACGACGCGCTGGAGGCGCTCTCCGCACTGGTGGCGGCGCGCTTCGGAGAGAGCTGAGTGCTTTCGGTTCTCCGCGGCATTCCCGCGTCGCCGGGGATCGTCGTGGGCCCCGTGCACCTCCTGCGATGGGAGGTGCCGGAGGTGCGTCATCG contains the following coding sequences:
- a CDS encoding HPr family phosphocarrier protein: MAERSVQIVNKHGLHARPAAEMVKAASKFKSDITISRDDLEVNGKSIMGVMMLAAEYGATITLRAAGPDADDALEALSALVAARFGES
- a CDS encoding PTS sugar transporter subunit IIA is translated as MSDGVEQETPVRAIVAGHGTFASGIISAVDQITGRGGQFVAFSNTGLGLDDIQGTLAAALDASHARVIFTDLPAGSCTMAVRRMIRDRPGVLLVTGINLSLLLDFAMQDDADPAHAVQAALDRGRASMVVHGA
- a CDS encoding PTS sugar transporter subunit IIC, whose protein sequence is MDGLALLVDLVPVALLAGVAGLDVVSFPQAMISRPIVAATLGGAFLGAPEAGLVCGTALECLALEALPVGASRYPEWGSASVVAGAVAAVGATDSSFPDVGAFAVAVLVGILTAWGGGWTMVKHRQLIARFARPRLGQLAAGSRNTVVGLQVFGMTADLMRGAIIGAVVYLLSRPVAAMVNTKWTVDEDLSRAIIVACVAAVAASAVWKDFHAISGTRRLFVASLAVGTLLVVAGG
- a CDS encoding PTS system mannose/fructose/N-acetylgalactosamine-transporter subunit IIB, with translation MPIALYRIDDRLIHGQVVVGWGQPLELGFIVLVDDEVASSEWEQELYRMGVPPEMAVYFHTVGDAANQLAEFERNPKPGIVLVGDIGTMQRLVTASAGQVRTVNVGGVHHSPGRVGRLRYVFLTPAEEEGLKEMAAHGVDVTAQDVPSARPVPLAELLQSSPGA
- a CDS encoding PTS system mannose/fructose/sorbose family transporter subunit IID; translated protein: MADADLHPSPLPPVAATPATGTAPVLPLHDAAPLPTGLRLSMLLRCMAIQGSWNYEILVGNGVGFCVEPALRQLPGGVDGPLYKEALARQSVYFNAHPYLASLAIGALARAELDQVPPVRIERFRTALCGPLGSVGDRLVWAAWLPACSLVALLLFGFGWSPLGVMVGFLLLYNIGHLALRDWGLRAGWRFGLRVATALGHPVLQHGPRYIGLVSAVLGGLALPLAVHRAIGSQNPLSPIPMGVAVATPVLAVLLVRLQSRAEGWRVVLLLLAAFVLYSVVR